The Gottschalkia purinilytica genome segment ACTTCAGAAGATATATCTATAAGATTAACGCTACCTCCAGCATTAAGGGTTGATGCTTGGAGGTATATAGCACAAAATGAAATGATAACAGCACAGGAAGCTTGCGAGTTATGGGGGTTAAGTGATTCCACGTTAAGAAAAGTATTTTTCAACATAGAAAATGGAAAAAGTAATAAATTTAAAGAAAATGAGTATAGAAAAAGTGGTAAAGTATGGCTAATTAGTCGAAGTGCTATGTATAGAGAGTATGGTGAGCCTAGGATTTAAAAAGTAGGATAAAAACTGAGGATAATAGCCACTAAGCAAGGATTAGCTTTAAGATTAAATAAGAAGGTGATAACGTGATAACTGTTAGAAAAATAAAGCTTACAATTATGGGCGATGAAGAAACTAGAAATAGACAATATAAATGGATTAAAGATGAGCAATACAATCAATATAAAGCTTTAAACATAGGTATGAGTTATTTAGCGACTCATTTATTTTTGAAAATGAGTGAGTCAGGTTTGGAGCAAAAAACTGAAAAAAATATTAAAACTATCGAAAAGCAAATAAGTAAAATAGAGAATAATATTACAAAGGAAGAATCTAAGAAAAAAGTTAATGAAGAAAAATTAAATAATTTAATTAACGAGTTAGATACCTTAAATGCAAGCTTATCAAAATTAAAGGAAGAACTAGAGGAGATCTCAAATAACAGAAG includes the following:
- a CDS encoding helix-turn-helix domain-containing protein, with amino-acid sequence MDKETLYKIVHGQHNNPVEALAELYFKGKVTSEDISIRLTLPPALRVDAWRYIAQNEMITAQEACELWGLSDSTLRKVFFNIENGKSNKFKENEYRKSGKVWLISRSAMYREYGEPRI